The following are encoded together in the Bacteroidales bacterium genome:
- a CDS encoding HAMP domain-containing histidine kinase has protein sequence MRKRYIRLLAIIMTATVILLILVQAAWIEKALIIEEQEFRESVNKALFEVVKLTEEREAILQISESSVPFSKDSTETPGSFLFEENFIEDKKDERDTTKKKQSIYYLQGDSLYRIEAGTQDSLGNYVEFTQKDLKERIIGNISKKTIFIQNVLNRLIAGETKIEERLAAVQFKQIISKVFKTNNIPHPYYFGVKDEKNEYKLKSQNFSLDYVKETYEILIFPNDVLASKYFLVVYFKNKNRIIPKKMPREMIVSFIITLIITITFAFIIYLILKQRKLSELKNDFINNMTHELKTPVSTISLASQMLSDASIEIDKKKQKSVTKIIKDESKRLEFQIEKVLQISLFEKGNIHFNIQDVDIHDIIKLAVLNTDIKAKNKGGEIIFNLKAEHYNFKGDKLHLTNILFNLLDNAVKYSKKDVPPKIEVITSNTEEGIQIEIKDNGIGISKESQRKIFNKFFRVPTGNVHDVKGFGLGLSYVKRIVEEHKGTISIKSEAGKGANFVIFFPQE, from the coding sequence ATGCGAAAAAGATACATCAGGCTTCTGGCAATAATTATGACAGCTACCGTAATACTCCTTATTTTGGTGCAAGCTGCATGGATTGAAAAAGCCCTGATTATTGAGGAACAAGAATTCAGAGAAAGCGTAAATAAAGCATTATTTGAAGTTGTTAAATTAACAGAAGAAAGAGAAGCAATTTTGCAAATTTCCGAATCATCAGTTCCTTTCAGCAAAGACAGCACCGAAACACCCGGCAGTTTTTTATTTGAAGAAAACTTTATTGAAGACAAAAAAGACGAAAGAGATACAACCAAAAAAAAACAAAGCATTTACTATTTACAAGGAGATTCTCTTTATCGGATAGAAGCCGGCACACAAGATTCTCTCGGAAATTATGTTGAATTTACACAAAAAGACTTAAAAGAAAGAATTATAGGAAACATAAGTAAAAAAACTATATTCATACAAAATGTTTTGAACAGGTTAATCGCAGGAGAAACTAAAATTGAAGAAAGACTTGCCGCCGTTCAATTTAAACAAATAATTTCAAAAGTTTTTAAAACCAATAACATTCCGCACCCTTATTATTTCGGTGTCAAAGATGAAAAAAACGAATATAAATTAAAATCACAAAATTTCAGCTTAGATTATGTAAAAGAAACATACGAAATTTTGATTTTCCCAAATGATGTTTTAGCTTCAAAATATTTCTTAGTCGTTTATTTCAAAAACAAAAATAGGATTATTCCGAAAAAGATGCCTCGCGAAATGATTGTTTCGTTTATTATTACATTAATTATTACAATAACTTTTGCATTCATTATTTATCTTATTTTAAAACAACGAAAACTGTCAGAATTAAAGAATGACTTTATAAATAACATGACACACGAGTTGAAAACACCTGTTTCAACAATTTCTCTGGCATCTCAAATGTTAAGTGATGCATCAATTGAAATTGATAAAAAGAAACAAAAGTCTGTTACAAAAATTATTAAAGATGAAAGCAAACGATTAGAATTTCAAATAGAAAAAGTATTACAAATTTCACTATTTGAAAAAGGCAACATTCACTTTAACATACAAGATGTTGACATACACGACATTATAAAGCTTGCTGTTTTAAATACGGATATTAAAGCAAAGAATAAAGGCGGAGAAATTATTTTCAATCTAAAAGCTGAACATTATAACTTTAAAGGAGATAAATTGCACTTAACCAATATCTTATTCAACCTGTTAGATAATGCCGTAAAATATTCAAAAAAAGATGTGCCGCCAAAAATCGAAGTTATAACTTCAAACACCGAAGAAGGAATACAAATAGAAATAAAAGATAACGGAATAGGAATAAGCAAAGAAAGTCAAAGGAAAATTTTTAATAAATTTTTCAGAGTTCCTACCGGAAATGTTCATGATGTTAAAGGCTTCGGCTTAGGATTAAGTTATGTAAAAAGAATAGTTGAAGAACACAAAGGAACAATATCAATAAAAAGCGAAGCCGGTAAGGGTGCAAATTTTGTAATATTTTTTCCGCAAGAATAA
- a CDS encoding response regulator transcription factor, producing the protein MDKIKVLLAEDDLNLGSLLKQYLEAKNFETDLFSDGEEAYKGYMKKEFDICILDVMMPKKDGFELAKNIRSLNKDIPVIFLTAKVLKEDVLKGFKIGADDYITKPFNMEELLYRIEAVLRRAGREMTDNRKIFTIGHIIFDSNTQTLRTDSSDKKTAKLTSKESELLKLLCKHEDTLMRRDYALKVIWSGDNYFNARSMDVYITKLRKLLQIDPRVKIINKHGEGYKLIVEEE; encoded by the coding sequence ATGGACAAAATAAAAGTACTGTTAGCCGAAGACGATTTAAACCTCGGTTCTCTTTTAAAACAATACCTCGAAGCAAAAAATTTTGAAACTGATTTATTTTCCGATGGTGAAGAAGCATACAAAGGATACATGAAAAAAGAATTCGATATTTGTATTCTTGACGTAATGATGCCCAAAAAGGACGGTTTTGAACTTGCAAAAAACATAAGATCTTTAAATAAAGATATTCCCGTAATTTTTTTAACGGCAAAAGTTTTAAAAGAGGATGTATTAAAAGGCTTTAAAATAGGTGCCGATGATTATATTACAAAACCCTTTAATATGGAAGAATTACTTTACCGTATTGAAGCCGTATTAAGAAGAGCCGGAAGAGAAATGACTGACAATCGTAAAATATTTACAATAGGGCATATTATTTTTGACTCAAACACACAAACATTACGAACTGACAGCAGTGATAAAAAAACAGCAAAACTTACTTCTAAAGAGTCAGAATTATTAAAACTTCTTTGCAAACACGAAGATACATTAATGCGAAGAGATTATGCTTTAAAAGTAATTTGGAGCGGAGATAACTATTTCAATGCCAGAAGTATGGATGTATATATTACCAAACTGAGAAAACTGTTACAGATAGATCCCAGAGTAAAAATAATCAACAAACACGGTGAAGGTTACAAACTTATTGTTGAAGAAGAATAA
- a CDS encoding LptF/LptG family permease: MKIIDRYIIRKFLGTFVFSIILIISLAIVIDLTEKLDSFIEKQIPIKNIIFDHYMNFIPYYTNLFLFLFVFISVVFFTSKMAGNSEIISIIGSGISFKRMMYPYFVSALVLAVASFVLSNFVIPPANRVRLDFENTYINGTYYNSERNMHKQVSPGVFLYMESFNTSTNIGNKFSIEHFEGNELKSKLIAQRVKWDSTKNKWTAINYYIRDIGKNKEKITKGNEIDTALNISPIDFKRRDTEKSTMDFFELNTYIEEKRLRGESNINTYLLEKYQRTAFPFSTFILTLIGVSLASRKSKGGTGIKVGIGLLISFMYIFLMRITEQFSVKGGLPPFVAAWIPNFIFLIISVFLYRVAPK; the protein is encoded by the coding sequence ATGAAAATTATTGACAGATACATAATAAGAAAATTCTTAGGAACATTTGTATTTTCAATTATTTTGATAATAAGCCTTGCAATTGTTATTGATTTAACGGAAAAGTTAGACTCTTTTATTGAAAAGCAAATTCCGATTAAGAATATTATTTTTGATCATTACATGAATTTCATTCCTTATTACACAAATCTTTTTCTGTTCTTGTTTGTTTTTATTTCTGTTGTTTTTTTTACCTCTAAGATGGCAGGAAATTCGGAGATCATTTCAATTATAGGAAGCGGAATAAGTTTTAAGCGAATGATGTATCCGTATTTTGTCTCTGCATTAGTATTAGCTGTAGCATCTTTTGTTTTGAGCAATTTTGTAATTCCTCCGGCAAATCGGGTAAGGCTCGATTTTGAAAATACATATATTAACGGCACATATTATAACAGTGAGCGTAATATGCACAAACAAGTAAGCCCGGGTGTGTTTTTGTATATGGAAAGTTTTAATACTTCAACAAATATAGGTAATAAATTTTCAATAGAACATTTTGAAGGTAATGAGTTAAAATCGAAATTAATTGCCCAAAGGGTAAAATGGGACAGTACTAAAAATAAGTGGACAGCTATTAATTATTACATCCGAGATATTGGCAAAAATAAAGAGAAAATTACCAAAGGAAACGAAATTGATACAGCCTTAAATATTTCGCCTATAGATTTTAAAAGAAGAGATACAGAAAAGTCAACAATGGATTTTTTTGAACTGAACACTTATATTGAAGAGAAAAGGTTAAGAGGAGAATCAAATATTAATACTTATTTACTTGAGAAATATCAACGAACTGCTTTTCCGTTTTCTACGTTTATTCTTACATTAATCGGGGTATCTTTAGCATCAAGAAAAAGCAAAGGAGGAACAGGAATAAAAGTAGGAATAGGCTTGCTTATAAGTTTTATGTATATTTTTTTAATGAGAATAACAGAACAGTTTTCGGTAAAAGGAGGCTTACCGCCTTTTGTTGCTGCATGGATTCCTAACTTTATTTTTTTAATAATTTCGGTATTTTTGTATCGGGTTGCTCCGAAGTAA
- the eno gene encoding phosphopyruvate hydratase → MSQIAQIKSRQILDSRGNPTIETDVITTRGVLGRASVPSGASTGKYEAVELRDKDKGLFLGKGVLRAVSNVNKVLNEELKGANIFDQSGIDAAMIQIDGTKNKSNLGANAILSVSLAVAKAAAHSSGQSLYRYIGGVNANTLPIPMMNILNGGSHADNSLDIQEFMIMPVGTNNFSDALRMGTEVFHHLKAVLKKGNFSTNVGDEGGFAPNLKSHDEAIELILEAVEKAGYKAGEDIVLALDAAASEFYNEKKKKYHFKSIKKYLSSEELVDYWDKLTDKYPIASIEDGLHEDDWDAWKLLTEKIGDKIQIVGDDLFVTNPERLIKGINEYAANSILIKLNQIGTLTETINTVDLAKKSGFNTIISHRSGETEDTTIAELAVAFNTGLIKTGSASRTDRIAKYNQLLRIEEALGNSARFGIV, encoded by the coding sequence ATGTCACAAATAGCTCAAATCAAATCACGTCAAATTTTAGACTCAAGAGGAAACCCTACAATAGAAACCGATGTTATTACAACAAGAGGAGTTTTAGGTAGAGCATCCGTTCCCTCCGGGGCCTCAACAGGAAAATATGAAGCTGTGGAACTTCGCGATAAAGATAAAGGACTGTTCCTCGGCAAAGGTGTTCTCAGGGCTGTTTCAAATGTTAATAAAGTTTTAAACGAAGAACTTAAAGGAGCAAATATTTTCGACCAAAGCGGAATTGATGCCGCTATGATTCAAATTGACGGAACAAAAAACAAATCTAATCTGGGTGCAAATGCAATTCTAAGTGTTTCTCTTGCGGTTGCAAAAGCAGCTGCACATTCTTCCGGGCAATCGCTTTACAGATACATAGGCGGTGTAAATGCAAACACACTTCCTATTCCTATGATGAATATTTTAAACGGCGGTTCTCATGCCGATAACAGCTTGGATATTCAAGAATTTATGATTATGCCGGTCGGCACAAATAATTTTAGTGATGCTTTAAGAATGGGAACAGAAGTATTTCATCATTTAAAAGCTGTATTGAAAAAAGGAAATTTTTCTACAAATGTAGGAGATGAAGGAGGTTTTGCTCCTAATTTAAAATCTCATGACGAAGCTATTGAACTAATTTTAGAAGCTGTTGAAAAAGCAGGATATAAAGCAGGCGAAGATATTGTTTTGGCTCTTGATGCTGCTGCATCTGAATTTTATAACGAAAAAAAGAAAAAATATCATTTCAAATCTATAAAAAAGTATTTATCGTCAGAAGAATTAGTAGATTACTGGGACAAACTCACGGATAAATATCCCATAGCTTCAATAGAAGACGGTTTGCACGAAGACGATTGGGATGCTTGGAAATTATTAACTGAAAAAATCGGAGATAAAATTCAAATCGTGGGTGATGATTTATTTGTTACAAACCCTGAGCGTTTAATTAAAGGAATTAACGAATATGCCGCAAATTCAATTCTTATAAAATTAAATCAAATAGGAACACTTACCGAAACAATTAATACAGTTGACCTTGCAAAAAAAAGCGGTTTTAACACAATTATAAGTCATCGGTCAGGAGAAACGGAAGATACGACTATTGCCGAATTGGCAGTTGCTTTTAATACCGGATTAATAAAAACCGGCTCGGCATCTCGAACTGACAGAATTGCAAAATACAATCAATTACTTAGAATTGAGGAAGCTCTGGGTAATTCTGCAAGATTTGGGATTGTGTAG